The following is a genomic window from Aphelocoma coerulescens isolate FSJ_1873_10779 chromosome 5, UR_Acoe_1.0, whole genome shotgun sequence.
TTCCTTTCAAATCTCCATGGAGTGGAAGAGCCAATGATTGCATGACAGTTTGTCCCTAAAATTCATTTTCATAAGGAGCTCATGCCTTTTTACAAATACAATCTCATCCTCACTTTCCATAAAACATGCAACTGGACAGTCCAGCCAGACGCAGAGACAATATGAATACTTTGAATGTGAATACTTTGAAGTAGTGAATATGCTAAATGCACGAATAATATCCATTATTTTAGCACTTAAAAGTCATCATTCTATGAAGTCACACAGAATCCCTTTCAGAGCACCATAATATTGCAGGCACTTGGGTATAGAAAGAATGAGTGCCACGTTGTGGTAGACAGGGATTGAGATACAGGAGGGGGGATCCTTGGGTCTGTCAGAaagattttttcatttcattatatttcacataaaatatttttttcttttttaaatcaaacAAAGCCCTGCCCTGATTCATAAACAGAACCAAAAGTATGGTTTAACATGACCTCAGCAACACCTCGCGGATATAAGCTTACAGCTTTCACCGAGGTCTGAAGAGCAGTAtttcaaaaagcagaaattaatccttaacaaaaaaaaaccccaaaaaaactttTTCAAGGCTGGGATGCCAGAGAGTAGGCACGGCACTGATCTGGCACTGAGGCCACTGCggtgtgagcagcagcagcctggtgggGTCATGATCCCACGGACAGCAGCGCTTCTCTCAGCCGTCCCTTGCCTGAGCGTGGGGAATGCAGGGCTTTGGGCTGCCTCCTGCAGCGCTTCAGCCACACTGCCCCAGGGCCATTTCTGATGACCAAATTGGCCCTCTCaaaaagaaagtttaaaaaaagaagtggaCTCATTTTCTTTATCTGAAGTAACAGAAAGTGTACGGAGTCCTGGCCACAGCCTCACGTAATCCAGAGCGgtgcaggacacgcgccactgTGAGCTGGTGATTCCTGTGGCTGCAAAAGCCTGAGCCCTTCCTGCTCTTTGGGAGGGCATTTGTCTCTAGAGTTGCCACGGGGGAGAGCTTGCACCCAGATTTCCACCACGCACCCTCAGGCAAGGGAAGAGGTGGCCAGGGGAGGGCAAAACTCAGTTCATTTCCAGGAGACAAAGAGATCCCGGTGAGCAATGCCCTCAGATAGCATTTCCTACTGTTTGGAGAAGAGAGCAAGGAAAATCCGGCAAATGTTGGGGAGGGCATTGCTCGCGGGATAAATCCCATGGACGGCCACCGTCGTGCTGCAGCAGTGACTTGGGAGAGATTTTGGGTGGGGGTGACGTGAGACGTCGGACAAAAGTGAAGATAGCCAGCAGTGCTTCAGAGCAACAAAGGGCTGCCCTCAGCCAGTGGTGGAGCACATCTGGCACCCCAGGAAGCTCAATTGGACCCTTGGCCCTGAGCTCGTCCCAGGGATTTCTGACTGACACCACTGCAGTGCATAGGTGAGCTTCTCGCTAGGTTCACTGACATTTCCTGTCACAGTCACGCTGAGGGGAATTTGGTAGCTCCTGCCTTGGGATGCAGCATGGCTGTGTGTGTTCTGGGTACAGGACAGTGTGCATTGAGACCAAAAGTGCTTAATGACGCCAATTGCCACGTGCCCAATGCAGTCACTAAACTTTAGTCCGCCCTTCCGTTTGCCCAAACACATACACTCTGGCTTCCCAACTGGCTTCTTTCTATGTGTTGTCCAATGCATGTAGATACCTCCATCTGCCTGGCCTCAGATACAGTGGTTGTTGCTCCTCTATTTGATTGCCAGATGTCACTGGGGAGCAAGATGGGGAGGTTCCTGGATCCTCGGGGCAAGCCGGCCATCACCGAGGGAGCTCGCTGTCCACGCCGGCCGAAGAACAGGAATCCTCGGTGCCTGCCTCTGACGAAGACTCACCGGCCAGGACCACAGAGAGCTGGCAGTGGCCGCTGTCCTCGTCTGAAACGCACAGCAACGttggggaggattttgagggatttcaAACGCCGGCGCGGACTCCGGAGTGCACCATGGACATACAGTCTCCCGGGGATCAGTCACTCAGTAGGACTCCTCAGTTTGAAAGTGACTctcctgaggaggagggaaatgaTGAGATGAATGAAGAGCGCTGCGGTGTTGAGCCTGTCCCTAGGGATCGGGGTTGGAGAGGGCAGCCCCAGCTAACAGAGGGAGAGAAGCTGTTGATGGAAACCAACAGTAGGattgtgcagctgctggaaaatATCAAGAGGGAGCATGCACAGTCCATGGGTCTCATGTCCCAGTCCATGGGCCGtatggagctgcagctgggcatTGTGGCTACCTCCACAAGAGCCATCCATAACTACCTGTCAGAGATTTTAGCTTTCCTCAAGCAGCCGAGGACGCAGGTCCTCGAAACGCGCATCTCCCAAAGAGCCACCCCCCATGTCGAGTTGACGTGTGCCTCGACATGGACTGGTGAGGACGCAGTGGCATCCTCCACTGTGTGCTTACCAGGGGCCGAAGGGACGAGCGACTCTCGCGACCCGCCGCAGGCCACCCTGCCTTGTCGCAGTGGCCGGCTGCAGAGAGCCATAACCGAGAGGGCCTCGCTGCCCATGCCTCCACGCCAGgcaaaagggggagggaagaaaaaataaccaCTCCATAGGATTTTTagagttttttttaatgtgcctGTCCTTTTAATTCTTAGCCATAAGGCCATCGGTGGCAGAGTTCAACCATTTCCTACATTGGCTAACATTGTATTCTGGCTGACTAGATTAGTCTAACATTTTGTAGTTTATATTTGCACTGTTAACGATGTGTGCTGCTGGTATTTGAAGAACATTTGCCTCTGTTCTTTCACTTTAACTTCATACGAGCATTTTTTTACTCTGTGCCAGGCATTCATTGCTTTTCTTACAAATACAAGTCATTTCTTGAGGCAGCTGTTTTTTGAGTTTTCTTTCTCCACTATCCCACCCCCTCTGAGCAAGCACTCGGGACTTGGTGGTAAGTATAGAGGTCTTGGCAATACTCGCCTCCCAAACTGTGTTCGATCAGTCTTTGCCTGGTGTTTCTGGCATGCCAGCCTGAGGTGTTGGGGTATAGCCTGTACTGGATCATGACCATTCTTATCCTCTGTGGGTCTCACCAGCTCACTTCCTAAGACCCTCGGTGGAGCTAATCCACATGTCTTGGCTATGTTGTACAATAAGTAATGTTGCCAGGATCATACCTCATATTTCTCTTTTTGGGGGCTGTGTAGTGATGTGCCACCAGATCTATCTGGGCACCTGACTCTCGTTTTCAAAGTTCATTTGATGATGGATCTGGTGGCTTGATGGGCAGCATTATACTTTTTCCTCTGAGAGAGTCTGGGGATTCGGAACAGGAGTCACTAAGCAACGTGTTCTATGGGGATAAGAGCCATCTCCTGCAACAAATCTATTAGGAGGAGACTGTCCCCTGTAATTATCACAGATACTAATtacttaagaaaaagaaaaagaaaaaaaaaaaaagcaacttgCCTAGCAGCCAGAACTCTTGAGAAAGTAAAAGTCATGACACGCTGTTGGGTACTGTGCTACTCTGTCTGTGATTAAGAGCTTTTCATCAGAGACGAGACCTACATCTTGATAAAACACAACTACTTTCTGTGCCTTTAGGCCATCCAATTTCCTGAGGGTTGGCACCCTGAGCAGGGCACGGGTCCCATTGGTAACCCAACAGGGCAGATGGAAACGCACTTTGGCAATAAATTACTTTATATCTGTTGGTGCTGCCTCTCTCGGGGGAAT
Proteins encoded in this region:
- the LOC138111144 gene encoding uncharacterized protein translates to MVGFQKEGFLKSSTSQGRDQLPVQVADVTGEQDGEVPGSSGQAGHHRGSSLSTPAEEQESSVPASDEDSPARTTESWQWPLSSSETHSNVGEDFEGFQTPARTPECTMDIQSPGDQSLSRTPQFESDSPEEEGNDEMNEERCGVEPVPRDRGWRGQPQLTEGEKLLMETNSRIVQLLENIKREHAQSMGLMSQSMGRMELQLGIVATSTRAIHNYLSEILAFLKQPRTQVLETRISQRATPHVELTCASTWTGEDAVASSTVCLPGAEGTSDSRDPPQATLPCRSGRLQRAITERASLPMPPRQAKGGGKKK